A region of the Pseudomonas sp. J452 genome:
GGGCTCAAGAGCAAACTCTGTATTCGCCATGTCAGACCACGCAGTGATCGTGGAAAAGGAGTGATTGAATAGACGCTGTCGGCTGTTGCCGACCGTCACGATCATGGCAATCCGATCCAGCACTGCTTCGCTCTCGAACAGCTGATCAAGGGTGGTCTCTAGGTCAGGAACATGGCAGGTCGCGGCAAAGATGGTGGCCGCCAGATGGATCAGCGTCTGCTGAACTTCTTGTGTTCGAGCGTGCGAGCTCGCCGCCAGCCCGCTAGGCCACGTCACCGTAGCAGTCATGTCCTCTTCATTCACACTGAATCCAGGTGCCGCATTCTGGCCGGTCTCCTGAACGGTAATTCTGAAACACTCGGTGTGAGCAGCGACTCTGAGTTGGAGAGCAGTGGCAAAAAGAGCCTCAATAGTGCCTAAGATGGCCTCTGCCAAGGGAATTGATGTCTCAGTGCATGGATGTTGAATCGAAACCAGCATGCCCTGCACCCGTGAGACGAGATATTGCGATGTTCCCTCATTGAAAATCACGGGGTAATCGGTATTGCTGCCAGCTGGCTGACTGGCAATCTGGGAGAAAAGCTCAGCAACCTGCTCGAACGTCTCCTGCTCAGGGATGGTCCCTTCCTCTCGCAGCTTCGCCTCGTGGCCAAGAACATAGAGCAGAGCATTTCGGCTATGCATCAAACCCAACCGTTCCAGCACCTCAGGTAGTTGAGTGACTCGCCGGAGATTATTCTCATTTAAGTTCACAAGTTGGCAGGTGAGGATCAGATCCAACTCTCCCAGGCGTTTCCTGACTCGCTCCTGGGATTGATCATCGAGCGGTAGCCCGTTCGCACAGCCATGTACCAGCCGGACCGCCTCCAGCAGGTCGGGTAGATGACGGAGCTCGACAGTAATCCAGACTAGGATCATTAATGTCGGAACAATCGATGCGGGAAGGTCATGGTCTTCGTCAGCAGCAATAAACATCGATGCAATCGCAAAAATGCAACTGGCGCGTGCTGCCCATAGAAGCCCCGCACTACGATATGCCAAGGCGAGAAGCTGTGATGCTTCAATCAGAGCTTCGGAGTACTCCTTCTTAGTCAATTGTCGGACTGCCTTGCCTAGCAGCCGAATCATCTCGAAGTTGTCCTTGAAGTCGAGCTGCCTTGCCCGCTTCAGAAGTACCAGAGCTCCCTGCGCCTCGCCCGTACGCTCGGTCACGAACGCAGCCATTTCATCAACCAGCGCAGCGTAGCCAGGGTCATTGGCTGCGGCGTTGCCGAAAACCTCGATCAAGTTTGTTAACCGCTCCGCGGAAAACTCGCCTAGACCTCGCGCCTGCCGAAGCACTTCTGAGAACTGCGGCCAGAGCTCAACTAGTAGTTGCTGGTCATCAGCCAATGCGGCTCGATTAACGTCAAGGACAAGCATTGATGTCCTTGCTTCCAAAGCGTGATTCGGCCGCTCTAGCTCGGCCGCCATCAAGGTCAATTTTTCGCGTAGACGACGAACACGCTCATCGAGCTGAGCCTCCTCAGCTGTCAGGTGCTGATGAATTACTGAGTTGAAAAGCAACTGGGCCAAATTGCAAAGCAGCTCAAGGTTCTTGGCATGGCCGGTATCCAGAACCAACTGCTCGAATGCCTCGTACCCCTCATTCATCAAAGCTATATCATCGAACCACCAAAAGGCCGTCCAGAGTTTTTCGTAGTGGGCCTCAAGCTTCTGACGGTGATTGCCGTAGCGTGCAGCCAAGCGGATGGCTCTTTCAAACCGACCATCTGTTTCTGTCCGAGGACGCTCCAGGTTACGGGACAGCTTGGCAGCTACAAGCGCTTCCGTCGCTCGTTGCATTTCCATTCCCTTGAACTCACCGGGACGTGCGAGCGACTGCTCAAGCTCTTCTAATTGTTGGTTACGCGAGTAGTCGGACGGCCCCAGACGGCGACTGTCGGCCACCTCTTGCCCGACATGCAGGTAGTGGTAGGCCAAGTCTCTATGGTCATGATCAATGACCTTATCAACGATCCAACTGCGGTCCAGGATCGTAACGATGACTCCGTACAGTTTTGAGAGCTCATCCTCCAATTGCGCGCGTTTTTTGGCGGGTGCAAATTGTGCCGTAACGCAGATAATTTTCTTGTATCCGCGCTGAGTTGCAACAATTCCAGCGACATCACTGCGTACCTTTTCCGCCCATTTCTTTTTCGCGCTGAACGCGAAGGCCCAGCGTTCCTGGCCGGCCGCAATATTGCCAATGTAAGTATGCTCGGCGAGCTCCTCGGCAACAGGATAGGTCTCTGCATCCGCCTTGCTATCACCTCCTCCTTCAGGCCCCGTGGATGGCTTGAGGTTGGGACAGATCATCCGTTCGCACAGTTTTCGACAAAATATCTCGAAGTCATGCATCTCATTGCGCGAGGTGATGCTTTCCAGACAGTACTCAAGCATTTTGGCGTCCAACAGGTAGGACACTCGATCAGCACTATCGGAGTAAAACTCCGGACGCAGCTGCCGCATAAAGTGCGAAGGCGATAATCTTGAATCTTGCTCCATAGCCATTGCCAGCCCCTAACCGTCCAGAGTCATATCATTCAAACTGAAGCCTAACTTCCTCGATAACAGCGTGAGCCGCCGCAACAAAAACGTCCATATCTATCTCGCGAGATTGATGATAGTGCGCCCGCCGCATACTTCTTATCCCAAAATCCATTTCCGCCTGCTGCCAGTAGCCATCCTTTGAGTGCTCAAAAATCACAGAACCCACAGCATATTTTCCAGCTTCACCATCGAGATTCACATGATGAAATATATTGCTAAAATCAACCAACTTTTCATCTTTAGTTGCAATCCATGAGTCTTGTTTTACACCATCAAGACCGTGCTCATCCATAGAGTTTGCCGCTTGAAGAAGCAATAAATCACTTGCCCCATTAAAGGCGATTGCCAACACCTCAGAAGGACTACGAGGAGATTTATTATCACGCGTTTTCAAAAAATTACCCCTAATTCTCCTTCTAATATCAATAACTTCCCTACAATCAGCGGGAGGCTCAGCAAAACAGTACTTTGCAATTTCAATCTCCGCCGCACTTAAAATATCAACCTTGCTCTCCAAGCAATCTAGATACGCCTTGAATTTATCAATAGGTTTACCATGGTTCTTTTTATCAACCAGATTCAAATATGCAATACACGTGAACGGCACCGCCATAACTGCTTGCGATTCGGGAGAAAGATCCTCAAAACCATAACCATCACTAGCTGCCTTGAAAATGGTTCGCGTGCTATTCGGGGTATCAACAAACCCAGGCAGATGTGCAGACAAAAAGGACTCGTAGTACTCTCTCGACCTATTAGCCGCCTCAGGCGGCATTTCCTTTAGCGCTAACCCGGGAGAAATACAAATACTCTTGGGCGGGCATCTCTGCAACAAACTAATCAAATTATGCAAGCCTTGAGCTTTTACAGACGACCATTTATTTCCATTTTTTACTACCTTCTCCATGCTTATAAGAATATTGGTATCCAAAGACAATGAAGTTTCAATTCCTCTTGCGTGATTTCGCGCCACCACAACTGGATCTAGCCTCTCCTCGCCACCTAAACTTCTACTTGGCTTAATAAACAGAGTTCTTTTTTCCATATACCCTACTTAAATTCTGAATTTCGAAAAGTGGCGGTGATTGAAGGTACTGCAGCTGGAGAGGCGGGTACCAAGCCATACCTCGAGGGAGGCCACCGCATGCTGTATGGCCAACAGGTGCCGCCAACAAATACTGTACGCACATACAGCAAAAAGCAACTACCCCCATTTTCAATCACTGCCAAAACACTCCCACATCCGAACTCCATAGCCGAGTGACGAGACGAGACTTGAATGAGCAGAGAGCAAGCTCGTATGATTGATGCAGGCTGGATCGGAGCCTGCTGCCCACCTAGGCAAACCCGAATGGGACGATTCTCTTCTTACTTAATGCGTTTGGGATTCCCTGTGCGGATCTCGGCAGTGGGCACCGGCACTCCGCGAACAGAGGAGCCTTTACATGCAACGCATTTACTTGATCCCGCAAGAAGCCATCTCTCGCCTTAAGCAACGTGCTCGCCGCATGAAGCGAGAAAAAGATATCCCGCATCACGAAGCTCTTGAGATCACAGCCAAGGCCGCTGGATTTGATAACTGGCATCAGGTCGCAGAAGCTGCGGAGAAGTGCAAGCCGATTGAGGATGCATACCACCGAGGATTTCTGCTGGCTTTCGACCCATCAGAAGTGCTTGACACAGAGGATGAAGACTCGCCTCTCAAGTGGGAGCCTTATGCTTTCAACCTTCTGCAAGATCGACTGTTTGAAAACTATGCCAGTCAGCTTGACGAAGAAGATCCTGATGAAAGACCTATTTCGGAGACGCTAGATCCGAGTGATCTCCAAGAGTACTTCAGCGATGACTGGGGCAGCATGTACTTCTTCCGACTGAAGCGCTCCAACCAAGTGACCACAATCGAGCAACTCTTGTCGCTCGTGAGCAAGAACTCGTTTTGGCCTCCACGCTTCGTCTTCTCCAAGGGAAAACTGGTGGATACCTATAGGCAACCAGCGCTGAACGCCAACGGTGAAGTTGTGGGCATTCGCTTCTAACGGCAAACAGCCTTAAGTCTGGCCGTGTAGACGCCTACGCAAAACAGCTGCCTGGGTTTAATCATTGATTTGAGAACAAAAGCTAGGCTGGCAATAATTCTTCACGCAAGATTAAAAGCTCCCGCGGCGCGTCGATGCCGATACGAGCGGTTCGGTCGCTGAGCTCTACGACATCAATGTAAATGCCGCCGGACCTTAGATCATCCAACAGCGCCGCCTCGTCGGCACCCTCCTTAATGCTTAAGCAAAGCCGTTCTCCTTGATGACGCGCGAGCACGAGATAACCCATTGTGTTGCCCTCCTTGGATAATGGTTCAAGGAGGTTAGCGCGTTGCGAGAAAAGCGCCATCGGGCCTATGGATTGCACTTCTCATGCTTGTGTTTCATGCATCGGATACCGACAGGTAAAATGACTTGTTCGGAACGGGCAGCAGGCCCATGTTCTCGGTCGCTGAAGTAGTCGCCCACTGCCTCTCCTT
Encoded here:
- a CDS encoding tetratricopeptide repeat protein, whose protein sequence is MSYLLDAKMLEYCLESITSRNEMHDFEIFCRKLCERMICPNLKPSTGPEGGGDSKADAETYPVAEELAEHTYIGNIAAGQERWAFAFSAKKKWAEKVRSDVAGIVATQRGYKKIICVTAQFAPAKKRAQLEDELSKLYGVIVTILDRSWIVDKVIDHDHRDLAYHYLHVGQEVADSRRLGPSDYSRNQQLEELEQSLARPGEFKGMEMQRATEALVAAKLSRNLERPRTETDGRFERAIRLAARYGNHRQKLEAHYEKLWTAFWWFDDIALMNEGYEAFEQLVLDTGHAKNLELLCNLAQLLFNSVIHQHLTAEEAQLDERVRRLREKLTLMAAELERPNHALEARTSMLVLDVNRAALADDQQLLVELWPQFSEVLRQARGLGEFSAERLTNLIEVFGNAAANDPGYAALVDEMAAFVTERTGEAQGALVLLKRARQLDFKDNFEMIRLLGKAVRQLTKKEYSEALIEASQLLALAYRSAGLLWAARASCIFAIASMFIAADEDHDLPASIVPTLMILVWITVELRHLPDLLEAVRLVHGCANGLPLDDQSQERVRKRLGELDLILTCQLVNLNENNLRRVTQLPEVLERLGLMHSRNALLYVLGHEAKLREEGTIPEQETFEQVAELFSQIASQPAGSNTDYPVIFNEGTSQYLVSRVQGMLVSIQHPCTETSIPLAEAILGTIEALFATALQLRVAAHTECFRITVQETGQNAAPGFSVNEEDMTATVTWPSGLAASSHARTQEVQQTLIHLAATIFAATCHVPDLETTLDQLFESEAVLDRIAMIVTVGNSRQRLFNHSFSTITAWSDMANTEFALEPTRPVIKRVPLTVRSDETAEVDEETLISPDSLSDHRQLGVRSVIDVHLWDQAGWRGVFVADFARNAPPALALMFTDAGAATKIFARWRERIGSADLNEEIYLAVIQGISREHPAHYRLLITSSPPETEEPSNRKAHTIVSRMQTMEAASDANLSRFLGAFKRVGAYLLLPAILKDGQPELLFEMAIMKRKLVVRSATDVGKNDLEVMALGAQLYRERFGEPGAGDNEGAS
- a CDS encoding carbon storage regulator, with amino-acid sequence MGYLVLARHQGERLCLSIKEGADEAALLDDLRSGGIYIDVVELSDRTARIGIDAPRELLILREELLPA